A window of the Eleutherodactylus coqui strain aEleCoq1 chromosome 8, aEleCoq1.hap1, whole genome shotgun sequence genome harbors these coding sequences:
- the LOC136577299 gene encoding uncharacterized protein has product MLQYPNHIIIFGILGVMCSVFAVGDAWTPGIRVNDTGRNDYSWGWRNSTRTRKQDNFTCEANQKCYIVNITFDGTIWSGNPLSHISSTYRPSYALHKATGQINITSLVKVSCCQRPKELPYLNYSLVIQYVQNCTNTGVQFSFPLNETEVITCGNATEIENRAMWGQFLVFVNINASKIDPGHIKRGPSTCRMVGRDAQKTVIQASVQFPPSRTCPTKRSRRAWYDTLLGGYGALSGTINGFDIETLANRMHNAGSGIKDVLTLQANWMPTIWQPFSMQTDVDTIMLDLQDASNRFSYEINSNISNYVNWSICTLQTIYQQQQKNTLQTMLMTGNEQVWRTVFNQTITETDWIQLEAQKMVCNDILCKGTIFIYNVTKKNVMCKFVVLPLLIGVPEDMHFWVPRFNGIYIDDQNRTHDLSLCDDTLEGTICKVQSAVYEPCLLQNTINVCEWTVLPLTFKMMVEIAPQEVCLASNHPVVPGMVVPFSGCLRNVSALVWENETFVLLPEQDKTVAVNWQPLPLNVSNWDLNLTKFKKLLEDTEEVQQHIKLLNRSLATHIVSTTVIAGKIVKMGSAIADATSHHWYDIFMGYSSSAQTTLNWLIHPVLVLAIVVILLSLWNCFMAYKVFCRKPKVLMVSYGK; this is encoded by the exons atgctacaatatccg aatcacataatcatttttggaatccttggcgtcatgtgttcggtgttcgcagtaggtgatgcgtggacgccagggatccgcgtcaatgacaccggaaggaatgattattcgtggggctggaggaattcaacccgaaccaggaagcaagacaacttcacttgtgaagccaaccagaaatgttatatcgtgaatattacctttgatgggactatctggagtggaaatccattatcgcatataagttcgacctaccgtccttcatatgcactgcataaggcaacgggacaaataaacattacgtcacttgtgaaagtgtcctgctgtcagagaccaaaagagttgccatatctcaattactccctggtgatacaatatgttcagaattgtacaaatacgggagtgcagttttcatttcccttaaatgagacagaagtaattacgtgtgggaatgcaacggagatcgagaatcgggccatgtggggccagttcctggtattcgtgaacattaatgcttctaaaatagatcctggacatataaaaaggggtccatccacctgtcgcatggtgggacgagatgctcaaaagactgttatacaagcctccgtgcagtttccaccctcaaggacttgtcctaccaagcgttcccgtcgagcttggtatgataccttactcggaggctacggagcgctttctgggactattaatggttttgatatagagactttagctaatcgaatgcataacgcgggaagtggtattaaagatgtgctcactttgcaggctaactggatgcccactatatggcagccctttagtatgcaaacggatgtggacacaataatgcttgatttgcaagatgcatctaataggttttcatatgaaataaattctaacatatctaactatgttaattggtcaatatgtaccttgcagaccatttatcagcaacaacaaaagaacacacttcaaactatgctcatgactggcaatgagcaagtgtggaggaccgtgttcaatcagactataactgagactgattggatacagttggaggcgcagaaaatggtttgcaatgatatattatgtaaagggaccatattcatatacaatgttactaaaaagaatgtgatgtgtaagtttgtagttctccccttacttataggtgttccagaagatatgcatttctgggtacctagatttaacgggatttacattgatgaccaaaatagaactcatgatttatcattgtgtgatgatacattagaagggaccatatgcaaggtccaatcggctgtttatgaaccatgcttattacaaaatacgatcaatgtatgtgaatggactgtgctgccactcacttttaagatgatggttgaaatagccccacaggaggtatgtttggcaagtaatcatcctgttgtacctgggatggttgtcccattttcaggatgcttgcgaaacgtatctgcacttgtttgggaaaatgagacctttgtgttattacccgaacaagacaagacagtggctgtcaattggcaaccactgcctttaaatgtgtcaaattgggatctaaatttgaccaaattcaaaaagttgttagaagacacagaagaagtacagcaacatattaaattgcttaatagatctttggcaacgcatattgtaagtactactgtaatagctggcaaaattgtaaagatgggatcggctattgctgatgccacgtcacaccattggtatgacatctttatgggttattcatcatctgcacaaaccactcttaattggctaatacatcctgttttggtattggccatagttgtaatacttttatcgctatggaattgtttcatggcatataaggtattctgtagaaaaccaaaagttttaatggtatcatacggcaaatag